One segment of Qingrenia yutianensis DNA contains the following:
- a CDS encoding 4Fe-4S binding protein, whose protein sequence is MSKSIQQVVNSGQCCSCGICTGVCPKSAISLEMKKGIPTPRIHEENCIQCGLCVDVCPGKSGIDEAVSLKSNEVKTYCIGDYKATEICHTTNEALLKKATSGGVISSIISTLLREKSVYGYVAAFVVKSNNFETTVKTEICKEPEQVTGSEKSRYISVSQEDVVRYMLAHREEKIIVTGTSCAIQGISNVIRKFHLKRENYLLIGLFCDKLMTYHVWDYFNSIHNNEGILTELYFRDKEKNGWPGDLKLVQKNTTEVLPKKMRSQVKDFFCHP, encoded by the coding sequence TTGCCCTAAATCGGCAATTTCATTGGAAATGAAAAAAGGAATACCGACACCAAGAATACATGAAGAAAATTGCATTCAATGTGGTCTTTGTGTTGATGTTTGCCCGGGTAAATCAGGCATAGATGAAGCGGTATCTCTAAAATCAAATGAGGTGAAAACATATTGTATAGGCGATTATAAAGCCACAGAGATATGTCATACCACTAATGAGGCATTGTTAAAAAAAGCAACATCTGGTGGAGTTATTTCAAGTATAATTTCCACATTACTCAGAGAAAAAAGTGTTTATGGATATGTAGCTGCCTTTGTTGTAAAGTCGAATAATTTTGAAACAACGGTCAAGACTGAAATATGCAAAGAACCTGAACAAGTAACAGGAAGTGAGAAATCTAGGTACATATCAGTTTCTCAAGAGGACGTTGTGCGATATATGCTTGCACATAGAGAAGAGAAGATAATTGTTACGGGAACAAGTTGTGCAATTCAAGGAATATCTAATGTTATTCGAAAATTTCATTTAAAACGTGAAAATTATCTGCTAATTGGTCTGTTTTGCGATAAACTAATGACCTATCATGTGTGGGACTATTTTAATAGCATTCATAATAATGAAGGAATTCTTACTGAATTGTATTTTAGAGATAAAGAAAAAAATGGGTGGCCCGGGGATTTAAAGCTGGTGCAGAAGAATACAACGGAAGTTTTACCAAAGAAAATGCGATCTCAAGTTAAGGATTTCTTTTGCCATCCG